A stretch of DNA from Telopea speciosissima isolate NSW1024214 ecotype Mountain lineage chromosome 5, Tspe_v1, whole genome shotgun sequence:
CGGTATCGATCGAGGCCGATCAGCCAATAAGGAATTCCAGATCACAAGTACTTTggttttggtggatttttttttttatcaacaaTTCACAAAAAACTGTTTTGTATATTATTTCTAAGATTGTTACATTTTTATTATAAGTTTGTTTGTTATGTTGTCCATTATTTCATTAAATTAGGTACTTtcacctctctttttttcttcatattttctgaattttttaaagaattttaagattttttttaaattttttttaattgatccAGGCCGATACGGGGATTGATCCGATGTGGCTATGTTGCAGTAGTTCCTGTTACCAATACCCTAGCAACCATGTCACTCTCTTTAAGTAGAGTAACCTAGCtattaacaataataataataaaatataaaaacaataattataattataatagggaaaaagaatgctaaaccaattgttttttgttgtgttttttaATGCTCAGACATAGGATTGGATGTCTTTACCGTTCATCCCCTAGCTAACTCGAAAATCTCATTCCAACTTTAACAAAAATTCGTTCTTATTTTGACATGTGAAGCCTATGTGAAGACGGACTCACATAGACAAAAATAAAGGCAAAAGTGAAGAAAAATTCATTCTTCTGATTACTATTTTTTATGGCGACAAGTGATTAATAGAAAACTATTCATGTCAAGAAttcaagaattttctttttcgcGCATTTAAGTCACTGTTCATAAAGTATCATTGTAGCAGCACTATGCAGAAGACAATACACTAttcattgaatattttttttattgtgaaTAGTTTCAAATACtgatttttagttttctatttAGCTCATTCTTGTAACAAGTTCTTTGGGATTCAGATAAGTTCTTTTAGTTTCGGACAAGACTCCATtgaattctctttctttctttcttatgtttttgGGTTTCCTTATGTAAAATCCTTTTGTAATTCCGTGTTtgtaagtggtatcagagtttTTGCCCCCTacgtgcgctctcattggccccctgTGTTGGTGCAGACGCTACCCAACCAAACAGCAATATCTTGCACAATAGGGGTTATCTAAATGATACATGTATATTTAGAATCtctaaccttcttttgattgcctctTGCattatttccaaaaaaaaattaaactagCGTGAAAAAATGTCTTCAAAATATTGTGAAAGTATACCGACATTGTCTCATATACTTTTCAAAATGATATGACAATATCTCATTCTTAATGAGAGAACTAAAATGTAAGCAAAGAGAATGTTACCTGGTCACATGTGGTGCGCAGCCTTGTGCCCAAGAACAGGGCCACGCAAAATAACCATTGTGCCCCCCGAGATTTCCGCCTTTTCATGGGGTGCGATGATCATTTTATGTGGCCATATGTATAGGTGCAAGGGCCGCATCCACACTcgaccaagtagcgttctttctccaaAAAAGGTATTGTAttggaaaggagaaaaatagaggTAAAAATTATGCCAAATTATCACAGTGTGAACAGGACATTCATCACAGATAACCAACAATTttcataaaccttcttctttCTGGGCCTCACTTCCTTCATCGCTACTTTCTTTGTGGGCTTCACCATCCATAGTCCCTTCTGGACTAAGGTCAACTATCAAATGAATATCCTCACTCTTTGGCACGAAGGGAAAAGGCCTACTAGGGGCCTAGAGGTAGATAGGGCCCCTACCCCAGCTACACTCACGTGATCAGTGTCCACCCTTGCATCTGCAGGCGTAATGTTACTCTCATTATTTGAATCTGGAGAGGTCAAGGGAGAGGAAGGGTTGGCATTGATCAACAGAGATGCAGAGCTTGCAAGGAAAGGTTTTGGGGGCAGACCAAAAGAATGACCAGCTTGGCAAGAGTTTAGAGCACCCATTTTCCCCTGCAACTGATGATTCACCGATATGGAAATTTTTGGGCCCAACATGTACAACACTCTGTCATCTATACCAGGTCCAGTAGCATCTACAGCAGACGAATCACCTCTAGCTACCGGACCAAGCCTCCTTTCTGGCACCGACAGCGGTAGGATTCCAATGCCTTGAGGCCTGCCATTTATCACTGGTAGAAATATTTGTTGGGGTTCCACGCGAGAGCAATAATCCCATACTGGAATTGAATAGCCCGATGTGGAGACTTATAGGTATTTGGGCACTGTCTCTTTAATggctagcttttaaggatgagttctacccaagacctaaacaagtggtatcaaagaTGGGGCGTGGTAACTCTGTTGTGCCTCAGAAGATGGAGAAAAATATCTCAGAAAAGATCACGTTTTTTATCGCAAAGGAAGGAGCGTGTATATCTATGGAATATCAAGGGACTCGGATAGTACTAGGACCTAGGATAGCTCCATCTTCTTGAGCTTGAGAGAATGATCCATGGTCTAACAATCAAGGGCTTGCTTAAAAGAGTCCATTCAGTCCATGGCCCATCCACTAGAACATTTAGTTTACCCTCTTCATTGATAAACTGGAAAACAAGGATACCACTATTCACCATCTTGATGTCCACATGCCCAGAAAGCTTCCACAAGCTGGGCAAGAAGGACTTTACGTACTCAAAGGACGGGCTGCATCCGACGAAGAAGCCAATGCTAGTGTAGACGATGGAGGGGCCTCAAACAAGGAAAACCACTCTCGGCTTTGAATCCAGCTCCTCCGGGAACATTTGTTTGAGTTGCAGGCAGGTCCACTCTCTCATCTCCACCCTTGGCAGGGATGGTTGCTGGAGTGTGTAGCATGGCAATCGGAGAATTTGTCTCACTTGTAATATTATTTTGTCTTCCTGGGACCTGGGTTATATTCTACGAGTTCTAATTTGATTGTGGATTTTACAGTAATTTACACTATAATcaatcttctttctgttcaatGCCTGAAGAagtttcatttgatttcttcttcttcttcttctttttctttttaatgaagTTCCTTTGATTTCTTTGTTGGCTGGTGAATGCTTGCAAACATCAATGTTTGTTTATGGGTTCCCTCGAGTCAGTCACTCCAATAGGTTCCAAAGGAAATGCACATAAGAGACAGTTCTTGGTGGTAGAAGatatggtgttttggatttcctaacccaaccccaccctgtccccctcccccataaaacCCTCCATAAACAGAAGTGCCCCAAAGTTCCTTGTAATAAGTATCATCAGCTGTGAATCAAAGAAACCaatgcatttaaaaaaaaaaattaacggTTGTGCAAACATGTATAGAAAGACATCTCTTAGATGCAATTGTGCTTTATCTATCAGCTAAAATCACTGAATTTGGAGCTTCATTAGGTTTGTGTACATAGTATACACTAGATGGTGCTAGAGTAATTGGTATTAGAATTGGTAACCTTCAATGAAGCAGCAATTCCTGGGTTCAGGAGAAATTGATGCTTTGTAGAAACGCTCTATAGGAATTGCACTGGCCACATGTAATGTAATGATAAGTCACAGGGTATATATCTGTTACCTACTGTGAATATGTAATTTTCTCAAGTAATGCAAAGTTTCAGAAACTCTTAATAACAGAATAACAATAAATGAACTAAACATTATCATCTTCCTTTCTCTAATCAGAAACTAAGCATGCAGTGGAACTGGACAgacttctcctctttcttcagTTCCTAAAGAGTAACTCTGGGTAAAGACAGACCCCATGATGATGACCTTTGAAGGAAGAAAGGATAAATCATGAAAAATACGAAAGGATAAATCATGAAGTTTTCGTCCTCTCATTGCGATGTATCCCTTCTCTCATCATAATCCTTGATGTTTTCCTTCTATTGTTAGTTTTTATCCTGGTTGCCGAATGCATATGCATTCATAAATATAACCTACATATTAATATATACAAATGCACTTAAAAAATAATTAGTTTATAGGGGTACAAATAAGATGGACTGCGGAACACAAGTTGGATTGTCAGaacaatacaacaacaacaaactcagccttatcccaacttaatggggtcagctacatggatccaaacagacaaagtagggaaaatgcGGTctaaacaaaagagagaaaaaaaaaaatggaaaatgagatgaaaaaagaaaaaggaaaacaacaaaaggaagatggaaaatgaaagaaaaatgagaggtgaaagaataaaataagaggaaagaggcaccgcccagtcagtcaggagaatctcagctagatGGGGTctacaacatggatccttgccctccaataggctctatccgaggtcatacttggtacaaagccaagactatgcatgtccttcctcacaacttctcctatggtcattttcgaccagcccctagctcttttatctctttcaatcgggatcatatcactcctccttactggggcgtccttAGGCCTTCGTTgcacatgaccataccaccttaaacgactctctctgagcttgtcattgatcaggGCAACTCCAAAGTCCCAAGTCCGCTCTAAAACAtttattccttactttatccttcctagtttttccgcacatccatcttaacatcctcatctctgctacacaaagcttctcaatatgacattttttaactgcccaacattctgccccatacatcatagcaagTCGAACAATAgttctatagaactttcctttaaactTTACAAGAATACGTCGATCGATTGTCCGAACAATATGAAACATAAAAGATTATGTCCATAAAATATCAACTGAGACATCTACTCTATTTGCTGAGACTTACCAATTAAAAGTTAATATGCATGGCAAACGAGGATCATTAAGAGGGGCAAATCCTCCAAGTCCCATCCAACAAGATTTTACCAAGTAAGCCTTAGCGGTAGTCATCTCAACTTACACTTCCAATCTTTTTCATTGCATTTATTGCAGTTCTTTATTGGTGGAACAACTAAAATGAATGAAATAGCATTACATCCATAGAAATGATTGATAATTTCATAACAAAATCATACAACATGATAATTTACTAATCCTAATGAAGCATGAATCTTGTAGAATTACGTAAAAGAATACATCACTGAGCAGTTACAATAATAATTACAACTATCACAGTAAGTTATAGTACATCATTTCCAAACCCTACCTTAGGTAGAGGGAGACTAAGAACTGAGAGAAGATTATGAATTCGCTTACAATAACAGCTGGAGAATGTATACCCAAAAATGGGACAATGTCAACCTGCAACCAGTTCTCAACTGCTGAGCCCACTGCTGCACCAACGACAAGGCCCCCAATAGTTATTACAGTAGCCTTCCCTGTGAAAGCATGCCAAACTCTCAAATTCCTCAACCAAATTTAAGTCCAGAGAAATGAAATCATGCCATGAGACACTGCTCTCTACTACAAAACACATCTTCTATGTTAGATGGTTATGGATCATAGGCAGCATTCTCCTTAAAGAATAACCTAATATGTCAAGAATATGCCTTGCTAAATAACTTTCCTCAAAGTGAAGCctaggttaaaaaaaaaagaaggcgaTAACACAACGTAACTAAATAAATGtacttttttccataaaaaataaatgtacTTTTATTTTGCCAGAGAAAGAGAGTAGAAAATGTTTGTCTCCTGCCAAATTCAGTAGACATTATACCAGACGAAAAagatatcatatttttttttcaatgataACCCCCATCTCACCATAAACGGGCAAGTATGACCTCTAAGTTAGCTTTCATCAGATCATTCTGCTAATGCTTAGTGAAGCTAGAAACTGAATCCATTGAAATATGAAATAACAAGAAATCTTCAATTATGCTTATCATCAGATTCTTCTGATAATGATTTGCAAAGATATAAACTGAATCCATTGAGATATGAAACAACAAGAAATCTACATTCCAATGATCCCCCCCATATTTGATCTATTGAAATAGAAAACAGGAGAAACATCTTGGAATTAAGATCATGTAGTGGAAGCATATTGACTTCAGCTGCATGGAGGTTTACACAGGAAGACATTTCAAATTTGCACTGCTATAATTGGAAATGCCAGCCTGAGGATGAGCAATCCATTTCCATTGGCTGGTTCTACTAAGAGTAACCATATCCAGAAAATTCAAGGAGACATTTAATTTCTTCAACCCTAGTGAAAGAGCATTAAACAATGTCTCCTTACCTAGGTTGATGTTCTTCTTGGTCAAGAAGTATAATGAAGCACCAAAACTAGTAGCTAAGATTAGACCAGGAACATTCGCCCCTGCATATATCTCTGCTGAAGATGTAGATGTTCCATTGGCAAATGTTAAGACCATTAGTGCTCCATATACCCCTGCTTGTAGGCCCAAGTTCCCAGTGGATGGTGCTTCAACTGAAACAGGTATATTTTTAACTGTGGCTTGTAGCCACTGAGGCATTGATCCCATTCTCAAGCCATTTAGAGGTTTCGTGTCGGCATAACGAATGCTGCTATTTACAACTTTTCCTGCCCGTCTCTGTGTTAAGCTTTGCATAAGCAACATGTCATATGCAGCCTCTACCTGAAACACAAGCAACCATGCAGCTTCCATGAAACAAGATGATGTGTAAGTCATCACATACCTACCCATCTACCAAAGGTATACTGATACAAGTAGTGGGATAGCATGGCTCAGAACCCCACCATTTGGTTTACCGTGAGAACTATATATAAAATCAACAAATCAAGCTGGTCTAGAAGAGTATCTTCTACTTGATGGATGGGAAGACATATTTGCGTAAATACATTTCTAATATTATTTTTCT
This window harbors:
- the LOC122662106 gene encoding protein CHAPERONE-LIKE PROTEIN OF POR1, chloroplastic-like; the protein is MAAALSVGANRVIVRHNPACRSILWTRPLGRRTATPQLWMSKRNGSYGVFLLSRHGLIIRKATPVLAGSRADDSSAPFEMSVENALKLLGVSEGASFDDILRAKNSILATCKDDQETIAQVEAAYDMLLMQSLTQRRAGKVVNSSIRYADTKPLNGLRMGSMPQWLQATVKNIPVSVEAPSTGNLGLQAGVYGALMVLTFANGTSTSSAEIYAGANVPGLILATSFGASLYFLTKKNINLGKATVITIGGLVVGAAVGSAVENWLQVDIVPFLGIHSPAVIVSEFIIFSQFLVSLYLR